The following are encoded together in the Lathyrus oleraceus cultivar Zhongwan6 chromosome 3, CAAS_Psat_ZW6_1.0, whole genome shotgun sequence genome:
- the LOC127128577 gene encoding phosphate transporter PHO1 homolog 9, giving the protein MKFGKEFVLQMVAEWEEAYMNYESLKSILKEISKYKAQNQSTARRASTSTSKGSLRRRLTLYRAYSGLNDNHRESSKKNEDEVILIQSVEGEDSKGFYQTMFLRASDDGAEKDLEFFKKLDFEFNKVNAFYKKMVKKVVDEAEELSKQINYLIAFRIKVEKIGFTNLDSNETSSNPFTHHLDEDDAKHGHSSLPMDMIHKDEMSNVNPFTEDRNHVAQTNSKTSLEGFRPAPLEVLDHVKINVSPPETPLSTIKGLLTNAKSDQTYNKKELRKAEEQLSTAFTELYRKLRLLKQYSFLNLLAFTKIMKKYDKVSSRNASKAYRKMVDSSYIGSSDEVSRLMDRVEHAFIKHFANGNHRKGMSTLRPTAKKERHRTTFLLGVFTGCAIALIAALIILIHARNILYSEGRTRYMDNIFPLYSLFGYIVCHMIMYSVNTYLWRLFRINYPFIFGFKEGTELAYREVFLLSSGLAVLSLVAVLSNLDMEMDQRTKSFSALTELVPLGLIIFLLAITFCPFNIIYKSSRFFLIRCVFHTICAPLYKVHFTDSFMADQLTTQVQSFRCLEFYVCYYLWGDFLTRSNKCNDSSIYKTFYLIVAIIPYWIRLLQCGRRLLEDGNKTQGLNGLKYISTIVAVALRSSSESYNGVVWKVLAVSSSIIATVYNTYWDFVMDWGLLVRNSRNPWLRDKLLVPYKGVYFVAMAVNVILRFAWMQSVLGIKDAPFLHKTALTAIVTCLEILRRGIWNFFRLENEHLSNVGKYRAFNSIALPFNYHDDDD; this is encoded by the exons ATGAAGTTTGGAAAAGAATTTGTGTTACAAATGGTGGCAGAATGGGAGGAAGCATACATGAATTATGAGTCTCTCAAATCCATTCTAAAAGAAATTTCAAagtacaaggcacaaaatcaATCAACAGCACGAAGGgcatcaacatcaacatcaaaAGGATCATTGAGGAGAAGGTTAACTCTCTATAGAGCTTATAGTGGTCTTAATGATAATCATAGAGAGTCTTCAAAGAAAAATGAGGATGAAGTTATACTTATTCAGTCAGTAGAAGGTGAAGATTCAAAAGGGTTTTACCAAACCATGTTCTTAAGAGCTTCTGATGATGGCGCAGAAAAAGATCTTGAGTTTTTCAAGAAACTTGATTTTGAGTTTAACAAGGTTAATGCATTTTATAAGAAGATGGTTAAGAAAGTGGTTGATGAAGCTGAGGAGTTAAGTAAGCAAATTAATTATCTTATTGCTTTTAGAATAAAAGTGGAAAAGATTGGGTTTACAAATCTTGATAGCAATGAAACATCTTCAAATCCCTTTACGCATCATCTCGATGAAGATGATGCCAAACATG GTCACTCAAGTCTACCTATGGATATGATTCATAAGGATGAAATGAGCAATGTCAATCCTTTTACAGAAGATAGAAATCATGTAGCACAAACCAATTCTAAGACTTCTCTAGAGGGCTTTAGACCAGCTCCTCTAGAGGTTCTTGATCATGTGAAGATCAATGTGAGCCCACCAGAAACTCCCCTATCAACCATAAAAGGTCTTTTAACAAACGCAAAATCTGATCAAACATATAACAAGAAAGAGCTTAGGAAAGCAGAAGAGCAACTTAGCACAGCCTTCACGGAATTATATCGTAAGCTTAGACTTCTAAAACAATACAG CTTCTTAAATTTGTTGGCATTCACAAAAATCATGAAGAAGTATGATAAG GTCAGTTCAAGGAATGCATCAAAAGCTTACCGAAAGATGGTGGATAGTTCTTATATTGGCAGCTCAGACGAG GTTAGTAGGCTCATGGATAGAGTGGAACATGCCTTCATTAAACACTTTGCAAATGGGAATCATAGAAAAGGAATGAGCACATTGAGACCGACAGCGAAGAAGGAGCGGCATAGAACTACATTCTTGTTAG GAGTATTTACTGGCTGTGCAATTGCTCTCATTGCAGCACTAATTATACTCATACATGCAAGAAATATTCTTTATAGTGAAGGTAGAACGAGATATATGGATAACATATTTCCACTTTATAG TCTTTTCGGATACATTGTGTGTCATATGATCATGTACTCTGTGAACACATACTTATGGAGGCTTTTTAGAATCAACTATCCATTTATATTTGGATTCAAAGAAGGAACTGAGTTAGCTTATAGAGAAGTATTTCTTCTTAGTTCTGGCCTTGCAGTACTTTCTTTGGTTGCTGTTCTTTCAAACTTAGATATGGAGATGGATCAAAGAACCAAAAGTTTCTCAGCACTTACAGAATTAGTGCCTTTAGGCCTAATCATA TTTCTGCTTGCCATAACATTTTGTCCCTTCAATATCATATATAAATCCAGTCGCTTCTTCCTTATTCGATGTGTATTTCACACCATATGTGCTCCTCTCTATAAG GTCCATTTTACAGATAGTTTTATGGCAGATCAGCTTACTACCCAG GTGCAATCATTTAGATGTTTGGAATTCTATGTTTGCTACTACCTTTGGGGGGATTTCCTGACCAGATCAAATAAGTGCAATGATAGTTCAATCTATAAAACATTTTATTTAATTGTAGCTATTATTCCATATTGGATCCGTTTACTTCAG TGTGGTCGCCGATTACTTGAAGACGGAAATAAAACGCAAGGACTCAATGGACTAAAATACATCTCAACAATAGTTGCAGTTGCATTGAGGTCTTCTAGTGAATCTTACAATGGAGTTGTTTGGAAAGTTCTGGCTGTAAGTTCTTCAATCATTGCAACAGTTTATAATACTTATTGGGATTTTGTCATGGATTGGGGTTTGCTAGTAAGAAACTCAAGAAATCCATGGTTGAGAGATAAACTCCTTGTACCATACAAAGGTGTATATTTTGTTGCCATG GCAGTGAATGTTATACTGAGGTTTGCATGGATGCAATCTGTTTTAGGCATTAAGGATGCTCCTTTCCTTCATAAAACAGCTCTGACTGCTATTGTAACCTGTTTGGAGATCCTTCGCCGCGGCATTTGGAATTTTTTCAG GTTGGAGAATGAGCATTTGAGCAATGTAGGAAAATATAGGGCATTCAACTCAATAGCTCTTCCTTTCAACtatcatgatgatgatgattga